The following coding sequences are from one Geodermatophilus normandii window:
- a CDS encoding uroporphyrinogen-III synthase: protein MTTPPDTAPEPLTAPAPLAGYTVAVTAARRREELGALLDRRGARVVYAPAIRIVPLSDDAELVAATEQVLAAPVDLVVATTGVGFRGWLEAADAWDLPLVEHLRTARVLARGPKARGAIRGGGLVDAWSPASESSAEVLEHLLSGAEGPLAGRRVAVQLHGDPLPDFVDALRAAGAEVLTVPVYRWVLPADVAPLRRLVGMVVARTVDAVTFTSAPAAASLLSVAAELGQREDLVAALNGGVLPIAVGPVTAGPLTAAGIETLQPERSRLGALAREVVARLPERDPVLRIGTAELQVRGHAAVLDGRLVELPPGPVAVLRALAVRPGAVVVKADLVRGLPGGGDGHAVEMAVTRLRAALGPGLVETVVKRGYRLAL, encoded by the coding sequence GTGACCACCCCACCCGACACCGCACCGGAGCCGCTGACCGCCCCGGCGCCGTTGGCCGGGTACACGGTGGCCGTCACCGCCGCCCGCCGGCGCGAGGAGCTCGGCGCGCTGCTCGACCGCCGCGGCGCCCGCGTCGTCTACGCGCCGGCCATCCGGATCGTGCCGCTGTCCGACGACGCCGAGCTGGTCGCCGCCACCGAGCAGGTGCTCGCCGCACCGGTCGACCTCGTCGTCGCCACCACCGGCGTCGGCTTCCGCGGGTGGCTGGAGGCGGCCGACGCCTGGGACCTGCCCCTGGTCGAGCACCTGCGCACCGCCCGGGTGCTCGCCCGCGGGCCCAAGGCGCGCGGCGCCATCCGCGGCGGCGGGCTGGTCGACGCCTGGTCGCCGGCGTCGGAGTCCTCGGCCGAGGTGCTCGAGCACCTGCTGTCGGGGGCGGAGGGCCCGCTGGCCGGCCGCCGGGTCGCCGTCCAGCTGCACGGCGACCCGCTGCCGGACTTCGTCGACGCGCTGCGCGCCGCGGGCGCCGAGGTGCTCACCGTGCCGGTGTACCGGTGGGTGCTGCCCGCGGACGTCGCACCGCTGCGCCGGCTGGTCGGCATGGTCGTGGCCCGCACCGTCGACGCGGTCACCTTCACCAGCGCGCCGGCCGCGGCCAGCCTGCTGTCGGTGGCCGCCGAGCTCGGCCAGCGCGAGGACCTGGTGGCCGCCCTGAACGGCGGGGTGCTGCCGATCGCGGTCGGGCCGGTGACCGCCGGCCCGCTGACCGCCGCCGGGATCGAGACCCTGCAGCCGGAGCGCTCGCGGCTGGGCGCCCTGGCCCGCGAGGTGGTCGCGCGGCTGCCCGAGCGCGACCCGGTGCTGCGGATCGGCACCGCGGAGCTGCAGGTGCGCGGCCACGCCGCCGTCCTCGACGGCCGCCTGGTCGAGCTGCCGCCGGGGCCGGTGGCGGTGCTGCGCGCGCTCGCGGTGCGCCCCGGGGCCGTCGTCGTCAAGGCCGACCTGGTGCGCGGGCTGCCCGGCGGCGGGGACGGGCACGCCGTCGAGATGGCCGTGACCCGGCTGCGTGCCGCGCTCGGGCCGGGCCTGGTCGAGACCGTCGTCAAGCGCGGCTACCGCCTGGCGCTCTAG
- a CDS encoding MFS transporter has protein sequence MAAPTRTAPSTVPAAPPGPPRGGRWIDDWRPEDPRFWESTGRRVARRNLFFSVFSEHVGFSVWSLWSVVVLFLPEPVFGIDPAGKFLLTTLPTALGAFVRLPYTFAVAKFGGRNWTVVSAALLLVPTIATAVVLEPGVSYTTLLVVSCLAGVGGGNFASSMANINAFYPDRLKGWALGLNAGGGNLGVPVVQLVGLLVLATAGVEHPRIVLLVYVPLVVVAAVGAALLMDNLTTARNQPRAMREAAREPHTWIVSFLYIGTFGSFIGFGFAFGQVLQNQFAQDFATPLAAASLTWLGPLLGSLVRPLGGSLADRFGGARITFWNFVAMALGAAVVFAASQVGSLPLFVVGFVLLFVLSGMGNGSTYKMIPAIFRTRARQQVAAGGDPAAAERHALRMSGALIGIAGAVGASGGVLVNLAFRQSFLTTGSGDAAYLVFIAFYAVCVVVTWAVYLRPAARTAGV, from the coding sequence ATGGCCGCCCCCACCCGCACCGCGCCGTCCACCGTCCCCGCCGCACCCCCGGGCCCGCCCCGCGGCGGGCGGTGGATCGACGACTGGCGCCCCGAGGACCCGCGGTTCTGGGAGTCCACCGGCAGGCGCGTCGCCCGCCGCAACCTGTTCTTCTCGGTGTTCTCCGAGCACGTGGGCTTCTCGGTGTGGAGCCTGTGGTCGGTCGTCGTCCTCTTCCTGCCCGAACCGGTGTTCGGCATCGACCCGGCCGGGAAGTTCCTGCTCACCACGCTGCCGACCGCGCTCGGGGCCTTCGTGCGGCTGCCCTACACCTTCGCCGTCGCGAAGTTCGGCGGGCGCAACTGGACGGTCGTCAGCGCCGCGCTGCTGCTGGTGCCCACGATCGCCACCGCGGTCGTCCTCGAGCCCGGCGTCTCCTACACCACCCTGCTCGTCGTCTCCTGCCTCGCCGGCGTCGGCGGCGGCAACTTCGCCAGCTCGATGGCCAACATCAACGCCTTCTACCCCGACCGGCTCAAGGGCTGGGCGCTGGGTCTCAACGCCGGCGGCGGCAACCTCGGCGTCCCGGTCGTCCAGCTCGTCGGCCTGCTCGTGCTGGCCACCGCCGGTGTCGAGCACCCGCGGATCGTGCTGCTCGTCTACGTCCCGCTCGTCGTCGTCGCGGCCGTCGGCGCGGCGCTGCTCATGGACAACCTGACGACGGCGCGCAACCAGCCGCGGGCCATGCGCGAGGCGGCCCGCGAGCCGCACACCTGGATCGTGTCGTTCCTCTACATCGGCACGTTCGGCTCGTTCATCGGCTTCGGGTTCGCCTTCGGCCAGGTGTTGCAGAACCAGTTCGCGCAGGACTTCGCCACGCCGCTGGCCGCCGCGTCGCTGACCTGGCTCGGCCCGCTGCTCGGCAGCCTCGTCCGCCCGCTCGGCGGCTCGCTGGCCGACCGCTTCGGCGGCGCGCGGATCACCTTCTGGAACTTCGTGGCGATGGCGCTGGGCGCGGCGGTGGTGTTCGCCGCCAGCCAGGTGGGGTCGCTGCCGCTGTTCGTCGTCGGGTTCGTGCTGCTGTTCGTGCTCAGCGGCATGGGCAACGGCTCGACCTACAAGATGATCCCGGCGATCTTCCGCACCCGGGCGCGGCAGCAGGTGGCCGCCGGGGGAGACCCCGCCGCGGCCGAGCGGCACGCGCTGCGCATGTCCGGTGCGCTCATCGGCATCGCCGGCGCGGTCGGCGCCTCCGGCGGCGTGCTGGTCAACCTGGCCTTCCGCCAGTCCTTCCTCACCACCGGCAGCGGCGACGCGGCCTACCTGGTGTTCATCGCCTTCTACGCCGTCTGCGTCGTGGTCACCTGGGCGGTCTACCTGCGCCCGGCGGCCCGCACGGCCGGCGTCTGA